A section of the Flaviflexus equikiangi genome encodes:
- the rpe gene encoding ribulose-phosphate 3-epimerase: MSILISPSILNSDIGNLAGELDKISNADWAHVDVMDNHFVPNLTWGVPVIEAAKKYSPIPIDAHLMIADPDRWAPGFVEAGADSVTFHAEAVSAPIRLAREIRGMGARAGLALSPATQIDNYIDILDEFDMVLCMTVEPGFGGQPFLSNVMPKVARLRDLIAKKGLETWIQVDGGITADTIAQAAEAGANNFVAGSAVYKAEDAAASVAQLRELAHKHSH, encoded by the coding sequence ATGAGCATTTTGATTTCACCCTCGATCCTCAACTCCGATATCGGCAACCTTGCCGGTGAGCTGGACAAGATCTCGAACGCCGACTGGGCGCACGTCGATGTCATGGACAACCACTTCGTTCCCAACCTCACGTGGGGCGTGCCCGTCATCGAGGCCGCGAAGAAGTATTCGCCCATCCCCATCGATGCGCACCTCATGATCGCTGACCCGGACAGGTGGGCTCCGGGCTTCGTCGAAGCGGGAGCGGACTCCGTCACCTTCCACGCGGAGGCGGTCTCGGCACCGATCCGTCTCGCCCGCGAGATTCGGGGCATGGGGGCACGGGCGGGTCTCGCCCTCAGCCCGGCCACCCAGATCGACAACTACATCGACATCCTCGACGAGTTCGACATGGTGCTGTGCATGACGGTCGAACCTGGCTTCGGCGGGCAGCCGTTCCTCTCGAACGTCATGCCGAAGGTTGCCCGGCTGCGCGACCTCATCGCGAAGAAGGGGCTCGAGACCTGGATCCAGGTCGATGGCGGGATCACCGCCGACACGATCGCGCAGGCAGCCGAGGCGGGCGCCAACAACTTCGTGGCAGGCTCCGCCGTCTACAAGGCGGAGGACGCGGCCGCCTCGGTCGCACAGCTGCGGGAGCTGGCTCACAAGCACAGCCACTGA
- a CDS encoding transcription antitermination factor NusB, whose product MTDERPSTWRPGRMESDPARLVALDVLEQVRDGAFANIALPATLKRANLSGKGRGFATNLTYGTLRMQGRWDAIIRMCVQGRPFEEIDPLVIDILRLGAHQIQGLDVAIHAAMNETVNLARNEVGSGASGFVNAVMHRISERTAAEWDEALAAELADQGPKAVLAAQTSHPEWILDVYEKSLVASGRTVADLGDVLAANNEPARVAIAPRAVSRETVMNDAREARATPLDGVLMPDAIVLERGNPGRMQSIRDQSAGVQDEGSQLVAHLLAGAPLEGRDEEWLDMCAGPGGKTATIAGLVQGRNVRVFANELHDHRLDLVANAVAPFGDAVALREGDGRTLAREEPNRFDRVLVDAPCSGIGSLRRRPEARWRKTPGDAEGMMELQAGLLAAAIDAARPGGLICYSTCSPDVRETLDIVNQFTDRVDVLDTVDVARTMVIPGSLDTISGPYLQLWPDEHDTDAMFAALLIKK is encoded by the coding sequence ATGACTGACGAGAGACCTTCGACGTGGCGCCCCGGGCGCATGGAATCCGATCCGGCGAGACTTGTCGCCCTTGACGTACTCGAACAGGTGCGCGACGGCGCCTTCGCGAACATCGCCCTGCCCGCCACCCTCAAGCGCGCCAATCTCTCCGGGAAGGGACGCGGCTTCGCCACGAACCTCACCTACGGGACGCTGCGCATGCAGGGGAGATGGGACGCGATTATTCGGATGTGCGTCCAGGGTCGTCCCTTCGAGGAGATCGACCCCCTCGTCATCGACATCCTCCGCCTCGGTGCCCACCAGATCCAGGGACTCGATGTCGCGATCCATGCGGCCATGAACGAGACGGTCAACCTCGCGCGCAACGAGGTGGGCTCGGGAGCGTCCGGGTTCGTCAACGCCGTCATGCATCGCATCTCCGAACGCACCGCAGCGGAATGGGACGAAGCACTCGCAGCGGAACTCGCTGACCAGGGCCCGAAGGCCGTCCTGGCCGCACAGACCTCCCACCCCGAGTGGATCCTCGACGTGTACGAGAAGTCTCTCGTCGCATCCGGGCGCACCGTTGCCGATCTCGGCGACGTGCTCGCGGCGAACAACGAGCCCGCCCGCGTCGCGATCGCGCCCCGCGCCGTGTCCCGCGAGACGGTGATGAACGATGCTCGCGAGGCACGCGCCACGCCCCTCGACGGCGTCCTCATGCCCGACGCGATCGTCCTCGAACGGGGCAACCCGGGACGCATGCAGTCGATCCGCGACCAGAGCGCCGGGGTGCAGGATGAAGGGTCGCAGCTTGTCGCCCACCTCCTCGCGGGCGCCCCCCTCGAGGGACGCGATGAGGAATGGCTCGACATGTGTGCCGGTCCTGGCGGCAAGACAGCCACGATCGCCGGTCTCGTCCAGGGCCGGAACGTCCGGGTTTTCGCCAACGAGCTCCACGATCACCGTCTCGACCTGGTCGCCAATGCTGTGGCTCCGTTCGGGGATGCTGTGGCGCTTCGCGAGGGTGATGGTCGTACTCTCGCACGGGAAGAGCCCAACCGCTTCGACCGCGTCCTCGTCGACGCTCCCTGCTCCGGCATCGGCTCCCTCCGCAGGCGCCCCGAGGCGCGGTGGCGGAAGACCCCCGGTGACGCTGAGGGGATGATGGAGCTGCAGGCCGGCCTCCTGGCGGCGGCGATCGATGCTGCCCGCCCCGGCGGCCTCATCTGCTATTCGACGTGCTCCCCGGACGTGCGCGAAACGCTCGACATCGTCAACCAGTTCACCGATCGCGTCGACGTCCTCGACACGGTCGATGTGGCGCGCACCATGGTGATCCCTGGGTCTTTGGACACGATTTCCGGACCGTATCTCCAACTCTGGCCGGACGAACATGATACAGACGCGATGTTCGCGGCTCTCCTCATCAAGAAGTGA
- the hisG gene encoding ATP phosphoribosyltransferase: MLRIAVPNKGSLSEPASTLLKEAGYRQRRDPKELVLLDEVNGVEFFFIRPRDVAVYVGAGTVDVGITGRDLLIDSDADAIEHRPLGFARSTFRFAAPNGSMSTIDELEGKRIATSYDVVVRKHLEEKGISATVVHLDGAVESSVQLGVADAIADVVETGSTLRAAGLTVFGEPLMSSEAVLIRRSGEEPEGLNILDRRIQGVLVARGYVLIDYDIRAENLDEAVQLTPGLQSPTVSPLHDGEWFAVRAMVRKDDRNRVMDSLYEAGARAILVTPILACRL; this comes from the coding sequence GTGCTGCGAATCGCCGTCCCCAACAAGGGATCCCTGTCTGAACCGGCCTCCACACTCCTCAAGGAAGCCGGCTACCGTCAGCGCCGTGACCCCAAGGAGCTCGTCCTCCTCGACGAAGTGAACGGCGTGGAGTTCTTCTTCATCCGTCCGCGCGACGTGGCCGTCTATGTCGGCGCCGGCACCGTCGATGTTGGCATCACCGGCCGGGACCTCCTCATCGACTCCGACGCGGACGCGATCGAGCATCGCCCCCTCGGCTTCGCCCGGTCCACGTTCCGCTTCGCGGCACCGAACGGCTCCATGTCGACCATCGATGAGCTGGAGGGGAAGCGCATCGCCACTTCCTACGACGTGGTCGTCCGCAAGCATCTTGAAGAGAAGGGCATCAGCGCCACCGTCGTCCACCTCGACGGTGCGGTCGAATCCTCCGTCCAGCTCGGTGTTGCGGACGCGATCGCGGACGTTGTCGAAACCGGATCGACCCTGCGGGCGGCAGGCCTGACCGTCTTCGGCGAACCCCTCATGTCTTCCGAGGCGGTCCTCATCCGCCGCTCCGGGGAGGAACCGGAGGGCCTCAACATTCTCGACCGCCGCATCCAGGGCGTCCTCGTCGCACGCGGCTACGTCCTCATCGACTACGATATTCGCGCCGAGAACCTGGACGAGGCAGTCCAGCTCACGCCGGGCCTCCAGTCGCCCACCGTGTCACCGCTGCACGACGGGGAGTGGTTTGCTGTGCGCGCCATGGTCCGCAAGGATGATCGCAACCGCGTCATGGACTCCCTCTACGAGGCGGGTGCCCGGGCTATCCTCGTGACCCCGATCCTCGCCTGTAGGCTGTGA
- a CDS encoding ABC transporter permease, which translates to MGETRQAVAPSVRDACPLSPNHAGGQLRHFAPIIFGLSIIALWWVVADMGILPTYFLPHPRAVWDTLWSGIADGYLLSAARETLLAAGLGCLAATIIGLPLGYSIARSPIVAATLGPYLAASQAIPAVALAPLLVVWIGYGLVPITVLCTIIVMFPVVISTTLGIRELDQDIVDAARLDGAGRLDLVRSIELPLAAPAILAGIRTGFTLSVTGAVVGEMVMGGDGLGAALSRGQGSTANVAQLFAVIAILIILAVGIYLLLTYVEKITRKGLS; encoded by the coding sequence ATGGGAGAAACACGCCAGGCTGTCGCGCCCTCAGTGCGCGACGCGTGCCCGCTGTCCCCGAATCATGCCGGAGGACAGTTGCGACACTTCGCACCGATCATCTTTGGGCTGAGCATCATCGCCCTCTGGTGGGTCGTGGCCGACATGGGGATCCTGCCCACCTACTTCCTTCCGCATCCGCGCGCCGTGTGGGACACGCTCTGGAGCGGCATCGCCGACGGCTACCTCCTGTCGGCAGCGAGAGAAACACTCCTCGCGGCAGGCCTGGGATGTCTTGCCGCCACGATCATCGGCCTGCCCCTCGGATATTCGATTGCTCGATCCCCGATCGTGGCCGCCACTCTCGGCCCCTATCTTGCGGCCTCCCAGGCGATACCTGCCGTTGCACTGGCGCCCCTCCTCGTCGTGTGGATCGGTTACGGCCTCGTGCCGATCACCGTGCTGTGCACGATCATCGTCATGTTCCCGGTCGTCATCTCCACCACCCTCGGCATCCGCGAGCTCGACCAGGACATAGTCGATGCTGCTCGTCTCGACGGGGCGGGACGGCTCGACCTCGTCCGCTCGATTGAACTGCCCCTGGCGGCGCCCGCGATCCTTGCCGGAATCAGAACCGGCTTCACGCTGTCCGTGACGGGCGCGGTCGTGGGGGAGATGGTCATGGGCGGGGACGGCCTCGGCGCGGCCCTCTCCCGCGGGCAGGGATCCACCGCCAACGTGGCTCAGCTCTTCGCTGTCATCGCCATCCTCATCATTCTCGCCGTCGGCATCTATCTGCTCCTCACCTACGTGGAGAAGATCACCAGAAAGGGACTCTCATGA
- a CDS encoding MFS transporter, which produces MKSLNNSVLREPGMPLLVIMTVLSFSGFAALLPVAPMWAIEGGADAGGAGLVNGILMLFTVLTQLLVPSALRRFGWEPVLVTGMILLGLPTAGFFLSNSLGSILFFSALRGLGFGVITVTGSALVAELVDPMRRGQAIGIYGLAIAGPQIIFISGGPWLAETVGFGLIFAVGLLPLLGVVPAYLLGKKAERVPKSEGKPPYGQLFRPVVLLLAVTLAGGALISFMAQMTSSAGLSTIALLVLTVTTAVSRWRFGGLADTYGASRFTWPLVVTTVAGMSLLGWAVSDPDSTIVAPLLIGAALVGISYGGLQNLTLVLAFQAVKREHYGSASASWNVGFDAGTGLGSVLIGAIATAFSFSTAVLLVGAVSLLTVPVALRGRHS; this is translated from the coding sequence ATGAAATCCCTCAACAACTCGGTCCTGCGCGAGCCCGGCATGCCGCTCCTCGTCATCATGACAGTCCTGAGCTTCTCAGGCTTCGCAGCCCTCCTGCCCGTCGCCCCCATGTGGGCCATCGAGGGCGGGGCCGATGCTGGGGGAGCGGGTCTCGTCAACGGCATCCTCATGCTGTTCACGGTTCTCACCCAGCTGCTCGTTCCGTCCGCCCTGCGCCGCTTCGGGTGGGAGCCCGTGCTCGTCACCGGCATGATCCTCCTCGGCCTGCCCACGGCCGGCTTCTTCCTCAGCAACAGTCTCGGCTCGATCCTGTTCTTCTCGGCCCTGCGCGGCCTCGGCTTCGGCGTCATCACCGTGACGGGCAGCGCTCTCGTCGCCGAGCTCGTCGATCCGATGAGACGAGGACAGGCCATCGGCATCTACGGCCTTGCCATCGCCGGCCCGCAGATCATCTTCATCTCCGGCGGCCCCTGGCTTGCCGAGACGGTGGGCTTCGGCCTGATCTTCGCTGTCGGACTGCTGCCGCTTCTCGGTGTCGTTCCCGCCTACCTGCTCGGCAAGAAGGCCGAACGCGTCCCGAAATCGGAGGGGAAGCCGCCCTACGGCCAGCTGTTCCGTCCCGTCGTTCTCCTCCTCGCGGTCACTCTTGCCGGTGGGGCTCTCATCAGCTTCATGGCGCAGATGACGTCGAGCGCCGGTCTCAGCACGATCGCCCTCCTCGTCCTCACCGTGACGACCGCGGTGTCGAGGTGGCGGTTCGGGGGTCTCGCGGATACGTATGGGGCATCCCGGTTCACGTGGCCTCTCGTCGTCACGACCGTTGCGGGCATGAGCCTGCTCGGATGGGCGGTCTCGGACCCGGACTCGACAATCGTTGCGCCGCTCCTCATCGGAGCCGCCCTCGTCGGCATCAGCTACGGCGGCCTGCAAAACCTCACCCTCGTCCTAGCCTTCCAGGCCGTCAAGCGAGAGCACTACGGTTCCGCGAGCGCGAGCTGGAATGTCGGCTTCGATGCTGGGACGGGTCTCGGATCCGTCCTCATCGGCGCCATCGCCACCGCGTTCTCGTTCAGCACGGCAGTCCTCCTCGTCGGTGCCGTCTCGCTACTGACCGTGCCGGTGGCACTGCGCGGGAGACACTCCTAG
- a CDS encoding ABC transporter substrate-binding protein, with the protein MKKILAACAALTLLASCSGGDDDGLTVGLSYVPDVQFFPFYVALDQGFFEDAGVDVELRHHGAQEPLFTALTTGEEDIVFAGGDEVMFARAEGVDAKNFATLYQTYPVTLIVPEDSAIESPVDLEGKSVGIPGEYGENYFGLLAMIDAYGLEDVTVDSIGFTQMAALSRGDVDAVIGFVNNDAVAMSAQGFAVRTIDLAPDLPLIGPGLSAMVDSFDENSDAYRAVLEGVEMALDYAEANPEETLDIVTGYVPGMSDPQVREAAALTFEATLPLYRGDGTVGAQDIQRWADMSDFMSRIGILSVPVPAEDAMTTEIVR; encoded by the coding sequence ATGAAGAAAATTCTCGCGGCCTGCGCCGCCCTCACACTCCTCGCATCCTGCTCCGGCGGGGATGATGATGGTCTGACCGTGGGACTGTCCTACGTTCCCGATGTCCAGTTCTTCCCCTTCTATGTCGCCCTCGACCAGGGATTCTTCGAGGATGCTGGCGTCGACGTCGAGCTGCGCCACCACGGCGCCCAGGAGCCCCTGTTCACGGCCCTGACGACGGGGGAGGAGGACATTGTGTTCGCCGGCGGGGACGAAGTGATGTTCGCTCGCGCGGAGGGCGTGGATGCGAAGAACTTCGCCACCCTCTACCAGACCTATCCCGTCACCCTCATCGTCCCCGAGGATTCCGCCATCGAGAGCCCGGTAGACCTCGAGGGGAAGAGCGTGGGGATACCGGGGGAGTATGGGGAGAACTATTTCGGCCTGCTCGCGATGATCGACGCCTACGGCCTCGAGGACGTCACGGTCGACTCGATCGGCTTCACCCAGATGGCGGCGCTGTCGCGCGGGGATGTCGATGCCGTCATCGGCTTCGTCAACAACGATGCTGTGGCGATGTCAGCCCAGGGCTTCGCGGTGCGCACGATCGACCTGGCTCCCGACCTGCCGCTGATCGGGCCCGGCCTGTCCGCCATGGTCGATTCCTTCGACGAGAACTCCGACGCCTATCGCGCGGTCCTCGAGGGCGTCGAGATGGCACTCGACTATGCGGAGGCGAACCCGGAGGAGACTCTCGATATCGTGACCGGCTACGTGCCCGGTATGAGCGACCCGCAGGTGCGTGAGGCGGCGGCCCTCACGTTCGAGGCGACACTGCCCCTCTATCGAGGCGATGGCACCGTCGGCGCGCAGGACATCCAGCGCTGGGCCGACATGAGCGACTTCATGTCCCGCATCGGCATCCTGTCCGTGCCTGTCCCGGCAGAGGACGCCATGACAACGGAGATCGTCCGTTAG
- a CDS encoding phosphoribosyl-ATP diphosphatase, translating to MKNFEDLFAELSQKAADRPEGSGTVAELDAGIHAIGKKIIEEAGEVWIAAEYESDDQVALEASQLLYHLQVMLIARGISLDDVYRYL from the coding sequence GTGAAGAACTTCGAAGACCTGTTCGCAGAGCTGAGCCAGAAGGCCGCCGACCGCCCCGAGGGCTCCGGTACCGTCGCCGAACTCGACGCCGGCATCCATGCTATCGGCAAGAAGATCATCGAAGAAGCGGGTGAAGTGTGGATCGCGGCCGAATACGAATCGGACGATCAGGTTGCCCTCGAAGCATCCCAGCTGCTCTACCATCTCCAGGTGATGCTTATCGCCCGCGGCATCTCCCTCGATGACGTCTACCGCTACCTGTAA
- a CDS encoding PH domain-containing protein — protein sequence MARYVCLGLAILLIIATAALFAVAPGFGMYAWGTSDYVGTLALLGFFLWLLWIQYRVRLEVRTDGIVIKNLIYSHDLAWGQLVGVDFGDGPWVRIDTTDGESINVMAIQAADGEYARREAVRLATLIDRHTA from the coding sequence ATGGCGAGATACGTGTGTCTCGGTCTCGCCATCCTCCTCATCATCGCGACCGCCGCGCTCTTCGCCGTCGCACCCGGCTTCGGCATGTACGCATGGGGCACGAGCGACTATGTCGGCACACTCGCCCTCCTCGGCTTCTTCCTGTGGCTGCTGTGGATCCAGTACCGGGTGCGCCTCGAGGTCCGCACCGACGGGATCGTCATCAAGAACCTCATCTATTCCCACGACCTGGCCTGGGGTCAGCTCGTCGGGGTCGACTTCGGCGATGGTCCATGGGTGCGGATCGACACGACCGACGGCGAATCGATCAACGTCATGGCGATCCAGGCGGCGGATGGGGAGTATGCTCGGCGCGAAGCCGTGCGTCTCGCCACTCTTATTGATCGACACACCGCGTAG